The genomic stretch GGGTAGAGAATGCGGTCATTCTGGAACTTTTTACCGACAGCGGGGTAGGGACGGAGATCGTCAATGACTGAGATAGCTCAAAGCTCAAAGCTCAAGGCTCAAAGCTCAAAGCGAAAGATGAAAACAATGGAATCCAAAAAAAATATTGATCAGATTGTGGAACGGGCCAGCACGGTTCTTATGCACACCTATGCCCGGACCCCGGTGGCTTTTCAAAAAGGGCAGGGATGCCGGGTTTGGGACCAGGATGGCCGGGTTTATCTGGATTTTCTGGCCGGTATCGCCGTTACGGCATTAGGCCACAGCCACCCCAGGGTTGTGGAAAGTCTGAAGGAACAGGCGGAAAAGATCCTGCATACCTCTAACCTGTATCATATAGAACCCCAGATTGCCCTGGCCGAACAACTCGTGACCCACTCCTTTGCCGACCAGGTTTTTTTCTGCAACAGCGGGACCGAGGCCAACGAAGGGGCCATCAAGCTGGCCCGTCGGTTTTCCATAGAAAAATTCGGACCCCGGAAAACGACCATCCTGTGCATGCAAAACAGTTTTCATGGCCGGACCCTCGGTTCTCTCTCGGCCACCGGCCAGGAAAAATTTCAGAAGGGCTTCGGGCCATTGGTCCCCGGTTTTTCCTTTGTCCCTTTTAACGATCTTCCGGCTTTGGATCAGAAATGGGATGATTCGGTCTGTGCTGTTTTTATGGAACCGGTTCAAGGTGAGGGGGGCATTCGAGTACCGGATCAGGATTATCTCAAAGAAGTTAAAAAACGCTGTCGGGAACGGCAGGCCCTGCTGATCCTGGATGAGGTCCAGACCGGCCTGGGACGTACCGGAACTTTATTTGCCCATGAACAGTTTGATTGCCAACCGGATATCATGACCCTGGCCAAGGCCCTGGGAAATGGTCTACCCATCGGAGCCCTGCTGACCACAGGAGAGGTAGCCCAGGCCTTCCAGCCTGGAACCCATGCGGCCACTTTCGGGGGGAATCCCCTGGTAACCGCCGTAGCCTGCACGGTCCTTAAGATCATTTCCGAAGAAGGGTTCCTGGCCCGGGTTAGACAAACCGGTGCCTATTTCAGGGAGGGCTTGAAAATATTAAAGGATGAATTCCCTCAGGTGATCGAAGTCCGGGGTATGGGACTTCTCCTGGGCCTGGCCCTGGACCGTCCGGGAAAGCCCCTGGTTGAAGCCTGTCTCGACCAGGGATTTTTAATCAACTGTACCCAGGATACGGTCTTGCGTTTTACGCCGCCGTTGATTGTTGAAAAAGAAGAAATCGATGCCTTGATAAAGGTTTTGAGGGAATTATTGCGAAAAAATTAGTATTACAGCGAATTTTTTTACTAAGGCATCCTGGATTCCCGATAAAGACGTTCGGGAATGACGAAAAAAGTGGCGCTGTAGTGCTATCCAATTGTAATAATCTATAAAAAAATGGTTGCCCGATGAAAAGAGACTTTTTAAAACTGAGCGATCTGACGGCCGTAGAAATTGAGGGCATTTGGAAAAGGGCCAGGGAATATAAGGAAGGACGGGTCCAGGATTTGCCCTTAGAGGGAAAGAATATCGGCCTCCTTTTTGAAAAACCATCCACCCGGACCCGGCTCTCTTTTGA from Deltaproteobacteria bacterium encodes the following:
- a CDS encoding acetylornithine transaminase, with product MKTMESKKNIDQIVERASTVLMHTYARTPVAFQKGQGCRVWDQDGRVYLDFLAGIAVTALGHSHPRVVESLKEQAEKILHTSNLYHIEPQIALAEQLVTHSFADQVFFCNSGTEANEGAIKLARRFSIEKFGPRKTTILCMQNSFHGRTLGSLSATGQEKFQKGFGPLVPGFSFVPFNDLPALDQKWDDSVCAVFMEPVQGEGGIRVPDQDYLKEVKKRCRERQALLILDEVQTGLGRTGTLFAHEQFDCQPDIMTLAKALGNGLPIGALLTTGEVAQAFQPGTHAATFGGNPLVTAVACTVLKIISEEGFLARVRQTGAYFREGLKILKDEFPQVIEVRGMGLLLGLALDRPGKPLVEACLDQGFLINCTQDTVLRFTPPLIVEKEEIDALIKVLRELLRKN